The following proteins are co-located in the Gossypium hirsutum isolate 1008001.06 chromosome A02, Gossypium_hirsutum_v2.1, whole genome shotgun sequence genome:
- the LOC107936599 gene encoding uncharacterized protein translates to MAATIDFTHPPYLHPSDTPGIILVTHQLVGIDNYSVWSRSMRVALLTKNKLGFVDGDSKKKAYTEELQSQWERCNAIVLSWILNSVSKELSAGILFTSSATLVWKDLKERFDKVDGSRVYFLHREITTLHQVPHEP, encoded by the exons ATGGCGGCCACCATTGATTTCACTCATCCACCGTATCTTCATCCTTCTGATACACCTGGGATTATTTTGGTGACTCACCAGCTTGTTGGCATTGACAACTATAGTGTCTGGAGTCGATCTATGAGAGTCGCTCTTCTCACTAAAAATAAACTTGGATTTGTTGACGGTGACAGCAAGAAAAAGGCTTACACAGAGGAATTGCAATCGCAGTGGGAGCGGTGTAATGCAATCGTCTTGTCCTGGATTCTCAACTCGGTTAGCAAGGAACTTTCTGCCGGAATATTATTCACCTCTAGTGCCACTCTTGTTTGGAAAGACCTCAAGGAGCGGTTTGATAAAGTTGATGGCTCTAGGGTTTACTTTCTCCATCGCGAGATCACCACTTTGCATCAAG TTCCTCATGAGCCTTAA